A region from the Aegilops tauschii subsp. strangulata cultivar AL8/78 chromosome 5, Aet v6.0, whole genome shotgun sequence genome encodes:
- the LOC109781384 gene encoding uncharacterized protein, with protein sequence MASTSTSFVAMALVMAVMLSTCHSARLLADVLALPTPMLPPVPVVPTVPAVPGGVVPTVPTVLNVPMVPTVPGVPTVPTVPIVPGVPTVPTVPGVPTVPVPGAVVPTIPAVPTVPGVPTVPVPGAVVPTVPTAPSVPTIPTVPGVPTLPMPSVPDVPNVPLPPMPSIPDLPKVPLPPMSSVPGMPKVPVPPVPFVPGVPAVP encoded by the coding sequence ATGGCTTCCACGTCGACGAGCTTCGTGGCCATGGCGCTCGTCATGGCCGTCATGCTCAGCACCTGCCATTCTGCGCGCCTCCTCGCCGACGTTCTGGCCTTGCCCACACCGATGCTGCCCCCCGTGCCGGTCGTCCCTACAGTCCCCGCCGTGCCAGGCGGCGTCGTTCCTACGGTGCCCACCGTGCTGAACGTGCCGATGGTTCCCACCGTGCCAGGTGTCCCGACGGTGCCAACAGTTCCCATCGTGCCCGGCGTGCCGACGGTGCCCACCGTGCCAGGCGTGCCGACGGTACCAGTACCTGGCGCCGTCGTACCGACCATCCCGGCGGTTCCCACCGTGCCAGGCGTGCCGACTGTGCCGGTACCTGGCGCCGTCGTGCCGACAGTACCCACTGCGCCGAGCGTGCCGACGATTCCCACGGTGCCAGGCGTTCCGACGTTGCCTATGCCGTCCGTTCCCGACGTACCTAACGTGCCGCTGCCGCCGATGCCGTCCATCCCCGACCTGCCCAAGGTGCCACTGCCACCGATGTCGTCCGTCCCTGGCATGCCCAAGGTGCCAGTGCCGCCGGTGCCGTTTGTTCCCGGTGTGCCGGCCGTGCCATAG
- the LOC109781385 gene encoding uncharacterized protein, whose amino-acid sequence MTSSASMLAMIMACALLLADSTCDAARNLADTTPAAAAPAASAIPGLPAVPTLPAVPTDTVTLMPPMPSVTLPTVPQVTLPPMPSIVVPKAVLPPMPKVTLPTVPQGTMAPMPAIVVPKVTLPPLPFVPSVNVPMPFAAPPPSA is encoded by the coding sequence ATGACTTCCAGCGCGAGCATGTTGGCCATGATCATGGCGTGCGCGCTCCTCCTCGCCGACAGCACATGCGACGCTGCCCGCAACCTGGCCGACACGACGCCGGCGGCTGCTGCTCCGGCTGCTAGCGCCATCCCTGGCCTGCCGGCCGTGCCGACCTTGCCTGCCGTGCCCACGGACACGGTCACCCTGATGCCACCCATGCCGTCGGTCACCCTGCCCACCGTGCCGCAGGTGACGCTGCCGCCCATGCCCTCCATCGTCGTCCCCAAGGCGGTCCTGCCGCCCATGCCCAAGGTCACCCTCCCCACCGTGCCCCAGGGGACGATGGCGCCGATGCCCGCCATTGTCGTGCCCAAGGTGACGCTGCCGCCATTGCCATTCGTCCCGAGTGTGAACGTGCCTATGCCGTTCGCGGCACCGCCCCCGTCAGCGTAG